A single genomic interval of Methylosinus sp. LW4 harbors:
- a CDS encoding DHA2 family efflux MFS transporter permease subunit gives MSATDGADAHSEWKPKANRWAIVVVVTLAAFMEILDTTIVNVSLPHIAGSLSASYDESTWALTSYLLANGVVLMISGWLSSLLGRKRYFIICVAMFTVCSFLCGSATSLAQLVFFRLLQGFFGGGMQPCQQSIILDTFPPEKRAAAFGVTAIATIVAPVLGPTLGGYITDTYSWRWVFFINVPVGVGAIFLISALIQDPPWLKRSSLADIDYAGLALIMLGLGALQVTLDRGQDDDWFASPFIKLMAALAVVGIIGAVVWLLRARKPVVDLSVLRDRNFATSCALIGATGGILYAGAVVIPQFTQTIIGYDATWSGLVLSPGALMIILMIPVIGRIMPLVQTRALILIGFLTMGASFFYSTRLTTQMDFSSLVFLRATQTAGLAFLFVPISTIAFAQVPRELNGDATALFVMLRNVCGSIGISVASALILRRSQTHQAYLSQWATPLHEPFNALVETYRRALSALGYVGQAAHDAALGKVYQVYQEQSATLAYADVFLVAGLVSFAVAPLCFLLSSRKGGGGAAAH, from the coding sequence ATGAGCGCGACCGATGGCGCGGACGCGCATTCCGAATGGAAGCCCAAGGCGAACCGTTGGGCGATCGTCGTCGTGGTGACGCTAGCGGCGTTTATGGAGATTCTCGACACGACCATCGTCAATGTGTCGCTGCCGCATATCGCCGGAAGCCTCTCAGCAAGTTACGACGAATCGACTTGGGCGCTGACGTCCTACCTCCTCGCGAATGGCGTTGTGCTCATGATTTCGGGTTGGCTGTCTTCGCTTTTGGGACGGAAGCGCTATTTCATCATTTGCGTCGCGATGTTCACAGTCTGCTCTTTCCTCTGCGGCTCCGCGACGAGTCTCGCGCAGCTCGTGTTCTTTCGTCTGCTGCAGGGGTTTTTTGGCGGCGGCATGCAGCCCTGCCAGCAGTCGATCATCCTCGACACGTTTCCGCCGGAGAAGCGCGCAGCGGCGTTCGGCGTGACTGCTATCGCCACCATCGTCGCACCGGTGCTTGGACCGACGCTCGGAGGCTATATCACGGACACGTATAGCTGGCGCTGGGTGTTCTTCATCAATGTCCCCGTCGGCGTCGGCGCGATCTTCCTCATCTCCGCGCTTATCCAAGATCCGCCGTGGCTCAAGCGAAGTTCGCTCGCGGACATCGATTATGCCGGCCTCGCGCTGATCATGCTCGGCCTTGGCGCGTTGCAGGTCACGCTCGACCGTGGCCAGGACGACGATTGGTTCGCCTCTCCCTTCATCAAACTAATGGCGGCGCTCGCTGTCGTAGGCATAATCGGCGCGGTCGTCTGGCTTCTTCGCGCGCGCAAGCCGGTCGTCGATCTCTCTGTGTTGAGGGACCGAAATTTCGCCACCTCCTGCGCGCTGATCGGCGCTACAGGCGGTATTCTCTACGCAGGCGCCGTGGTCATCCCGCAATTCACGCAAACGATTATCGGCTATGACGCCACGTGGTCGGGCCTTGTGCTGTCGCCCGGCGCGCTGATGATCATTCTCATGATCCCGGTCATCGGGCGCATCATGCCGCTGGTTCAGACGCGCGCCCTCATCCTGATCGGCTTTCTCACCATGGGGGCGTCCTTCTTCTATTCGACGCGGCTCACGACCCAGATGGATTTCTCCTCCCTCGTTTTCCTCCGCGCGACGCAAACTGCGGGGCTGGCTTTTTTGTTCGTGCCCATCAGCACCATAGCATTCGCCCAGGTCCCCCGGGAGCTCAACGGCGACGCGACGGCGCTGTTCGTAATGCTGCGCAACGTCTGCGGATCGATCGGCATTTCGGTCGCAAGCGCGCTGATCTTGCGTCGTTCGCAGACGCATCAGGCCTATCTGTCGCAATGGGCGACGCCGCTGCACGAGCCTTTCAACGCGCTGGTCGAGACCTACCGGCGCGCGCTCTCCGCCTTGGGTTATGTCGGGCAGGCCGCGCACGACGCTGCGCTCGGCAAGGTCTATCAGGTTTATCAAGAGCAATCCGCGACGCTCGCCTACGCGGACGTCTTCCTTGTGGCGGGACTCGTCTCCTTCGCTGTCGCGCCGCTTTGCTTTCTGCTGTCATCTCGGAAGGGAGGCGGCGGCGCCGCTGCGCATTGA